A portion of the Ferrimicrobium sp. genome contains these proteins:
- the ilvN gene encoding acetolactate synthase small subunit has protein sequence MAERSSNLVPIGSIRPPVEGRHHILSVLVENRAGVLARVALLFSRRGFNIYSLAVAPTDDERFSRLTIVVDVETVPLEQITKQLHKLINVIKITEIDPVDALEYECMLATINAEAGARAKVMELVEIFHGEIIDVSMDRLTVVFALSPEKLDDVEAFLAEFGLIELQRTGRIALSKLPKPTRRPRKGRVS, from the coding sequence ATGGCGGAGCGATCATCGAACCTCGTACCGATTGGATCGATTCGTCCCCCGGTGGAGGGCCGCCATCATATCCTGAGTGTATTAGTAGAGAACCGAGCTGGCGTGCTTGCCAGGGTAGCGTTGCTCTTCTCCCGACGCGGCTTTAACATCTACTCGCTAGCGGTTGCACCTACTGACGATGAACGCTTTTCGCGTCTCACCATTGTGGTCGACGTCGAGACAGTGCCACTTGAACAGATCACGAAGCAACTGCATAAGTTGATCAACGTGATCAAAATTACCGAGATCGACCCAGTGGATGCACTCGAATATGAGTGTATGCTCGCCACGATTAATGCGGAAGCGGGTGCCCGGGCGAAGGTGATGGAGCTGGTAGAGATTTTTCATGGTGAGATCATCGACGTCTCGATGGATCGATTGACTGTGGTCTTCGCGCTCTCTCCAGAGAAGCTTGACGACGTCGAGGCATTCCTGGCTGAGTTTGGTCTGATTGAGCTGCAACGAACCGGTAGGATTGCTCTTAGCAAGCTACCAAAACCGACACGTCGACCGAGAAAGGGAAGAGTATCGTAA
- the ilvC gene encoding ketol-acid reductoisomerase, translating into MAHMYYDKDADPSIINGTRVAIIGYGSQGHAHALNLSDSGVKVRVALRPGSASGDKAWASGLEVLSVPEAVAWADLIMFLAPDTVQKEIYDNEVAPHLRPGQTLGFAHGFNIRFGEIVPPEDVTVMMVAPKGPGHLVRRTYEEGGGVPSLIAVANDPQGTGHALALSYAWGIGSTKAGVLDTTFAEETETDLFGEQVVLCGGLSELIVAGFTTLVEAGYQPESAYFECLHEMKLIVDLLYENGLAGMWFSVSETAEYGGLTRGPRVVNEATRAEMRRILGEIQDGTFARELIDEMAAGRPHFNQLRQQAKDQPVEQVGATLRAMMPFLSTKSKITEVSGG; encoded by the coding sequence ATGGCTCACATGTACTACGACAAGGACGCAGACCCATCCATCATTAATGGCACCCGTGTTGCCATCATCGGCTATGGTTCGCAAGGACATGCCCACGCACTGAACCTGTCCGACTCCGGCGTTAAGGTTCGTGTTGCGCTTCGCCCGGGGTCGGCCTCTGGCGATAAGGCGTGGGCTAGTGGACTCGAGGTTCTGTCGGTGCCAGAGGCGGTCGCTTGGGCGGACCTTATCATGTTTCTCGCACCCGACACGGTGCAAAAAGAGATCTACGACAACGAGGTAGCTCCACACCTTCGTCCAGGTCAAACGCTTGGCTTCGCCCATGGCTTTAACATCCGCTTCGGGGAGATCGTTCCACCTGAGGACGTAACGGTGATGATGGTGGCCCCAAAGGGCCCTGGACACCTTGTGCGCCGCACCTACGAAGAGGGTGGCGGCGTTCCGTCGCTGATCGCTGTCGCAAATGACCCACAGGGGACCGGTCACGCGCTCGCTCTCTCCTATGCATGGGGTATCGGTTCCACCAAGGCTGGCGTACTTGACACGACCTTTGCCGAAGAGACGGAGACGGATCTCTTTGGTGAGCAGGTGGTGCTCTGTGGTGGTTTGAGCGAGCTCATCGTCGCTGGTTTCACCACGTTGGTCGAGGCTGGCTATCAGCCGGAGTCCGCCTATTTCGAGTGCCTGCACGAGATGAAGCTCATTGTCGACCTGCTTTATGAAAATGGATTAGCCGGTATGTGGTTCTCGGTCTCAGAGACTGCGGAGTACGGGGGACTCACGCGTGGGCCACGGGTGGTGAACGAGGCGACGCGGGCAGAGATGCGACGGATTCTTGGCGAGATTCAGGATGGAACCTTTGCGCGGGAACTCATCGACGAGATGGCGGCTGGGCGTCCCCACTTCAATCAACTCCGCCAGCAGGCAAAGGACCAACCGGTCGAGCAAGTTGGCGCTACGCTGCGTGCGATGATGCCCTTCCTGTCGACGAAGTCGAAGATCACCGAGGTGTCTGGCGGTTGA